One window of Peteryoungia desertarenae genomic DNA carries:
- a CDS encoding MgtC/SapB family protein gives MDPVIDDFMHETYLPISVIALRLLIALICGAIVGFEREWHRRSAGLRTHILICLSAAALSIAAIEITHLSTFGSDEIRIDPLRIIESLTSGVAFLAAGTIVFSRGEVHGLTTGAGMWLAGSIGLAAGLGFWQVALLVTFFAMTVLWLLRRLEARFGLRSPDNEENSRD, from the coding sequence ATGGACCCCGTCATCGATGACTTCATGCATGAGACCTATCTGCCAATCAGCGTCATTGCATTGCGGTTGCTGATTGCGCTGATCTGCGGAGCGATCGTCGGCTTTGAGCGCGAATGGCATCGGCGTTCGGCAGGATTGAGGACCCATATCCTGATCTGCCTGTCCGCAGCAGCGCTCTCCATCGCAGCAATCGAGATTACCCATCTATCGACCTTTGGGTCTGACGAAATCCGGATAGACCCCTTGAGGATCATAGAAAGCCTGACAAGCGGCGTCGCCTTTCTCGCAGCAGGTACGATTGTGTTTTCGAGAGGCGAAGTTCACGGGCTCACAACGGGAGCCGGTATGTGGCTTGCTGGCAGCATAGGCCTGGCTGCCGGACTGGGTTTCTGGCAGGTGGCATTGCTCGTCACCTTTTTCGCCATGACAGTCCTTTGGCTGTTACGGAGGCTTGAGGCCCGATTCGGGCTGCGCTCACCAGACAATGAAGAAAACTCAAGAGATTAG
- a CDS encoding YihY/virulence factor BrkB family protein, giving the protein MIADRKTKEALNTLESGRGRHAERPEDIPAKGWKDVAFRVWDEINKDRVSLVAAGVSFYLMLALFPALAALVSIYGLIADPSSIGERITFLGEVFPAGAMELILEQLSSFASQKPASLSLGVIAGLLVTLWSAHNGVTALFDAMNIAYEETEKRSFIKLTLVSFLFMLAGLFIIILMILGMGILPLALALLGVDDSLEIISKVARWPLMLIFVCAAIASLYRYGPSRERAKLRWLTWGAALSTVAWLIMALGFSFYLENFADFNATYGTLGTFVGFMIWTWLSVLILIVGAELNAELEHQTARDSTVSPEKPMGQRGAHVADTLGKLRQ; this is encoded by the coding sequence ATGATTGCAGACCGAAAAACGAAAGAAGCTCTGAACACCCTGGAAAGCGGACGAGGGCGACATGCCGAACGTCCGGAAGATATTCCCGCGAAAGGCTGGAAAGATGTCGCGTTCCGGGTTTGGGACGAAATCAACAAGGACCGGGTGTCGCTTGTTGCTGCGGGCGTATCCTTCTATCTCATGCTGGCGCTTTTCCCGGCGCTGGCCGCACTTGTCTCCATCTATGGTCTGATTGCTGATCCATCCTCGATTGGCGAACGGATCACTTTTTTAGGGGAAGTCTTTCCTGCGGGCGCCATGGAACTCATCCTTGAGCAACTCAGCTCTTTCGCCTCGCAGAAACCCGCGTCTCTCAGCCTCGGCGTGATCGCCGGTCTGCTGGTCACTCTTTGGAGTGCCCACAATGGGGTCACCGCGTTGTTTGACGCAATGAATATCGCCTATGAGGAGACGGAGAAGCGCAGCTTTATCAAACTGACACTCGTATCCTTTCTCTTCATGCTTGCAGGATTGTTCATCATCATCCTGATGATCCTTGGGATGGGGATTCTGCCACTTGCACTCGCTCTTCTGGGCGTCGACGACAGCCTTGAGATCATCAGCAAGGTTGCGCGATGGCCATTGATGCTCATCTTTGTCTGTGCTGCCATCGCAAGCCTGTACCGCTACGGTCCGAGTCGCGAACGCGCCAAGCTCCGATGGTTGACTTGGGGGGCGGCACTGAGCACCGTTGCCTGGCTGATCATGGCGCTTGGATTCTCCTTCTACCTCGAGAATTTTGCTGACTTCAACGCGACCTATGGCACTTTAGGGACGTTTGTCGGCTTTATGATCTGGACTTGGCTTTCTGTCCTGATCCTGATTGTCGGGGCCGAGCTCAATGCCGAACTGGAGCATCAGACAGCACGTGATTCAACGGTCAGTCCGGAGAAACCCATGGGGCAACGCGGAGCCCATGTTGCCGACACGCTGGGCAAGTTGCGGCAATAA